The genomic interval GGAATAGCAGTGTTCATATTCCAAATGGGCTTGGATTTAAATTGAGAAAAGTAGTGTGTAGGAAAAACTAGTCTGTTAAAATCTGATTTTTGTATATGTATAGAACTCTAGAAAGTAGCGGGAGGAATATAAATCAGGAGAGGAGGATGCCATCTAGAAAAATATAACTGCAGCAGATATTGGATTGAGTGGGTGGGATGGTAGAGATCAGGAATGATCTGTCCCCATCCTACCCTTTGCGCTTCATGAGTAGGAgcaatgatgggaaccaaagtgggcctagatttaaagatcctttgcaagttccagataggccaattacaagatcaagaggtaagaagatcaagaaagcaatgcaaggattggtgcaatccacttggaacgagtctagcaagaaaagaaaagaaaagaaaatttgaaaaaaaaaaaaaagaagaagaagaagaagaagaagaagaagataagaaaagatagcatattcaaaggttgctacataatTACAATATATGTGGGCAAAgcatcctcaaacccaattattttagactaattcctataactaataaaataagcccccTTAAAGAAATAAGTAAGTccatggccttcaatcacataatcacaATAGTAAGCCCTaattgattttggctttcttgggtgagttttcaaattgattgtgggttcaagggatttcatttccacgggttcatatcaagcAACACTTATTGTAAGAGAATTTGGCAACAAACTTTCCCAGTTAtgacacaataaaaaaaaatgcaaatctTCATGACAACAGCAATGAATAGCATATTAAATCCTAATCAGAGCAGACATCATAAAAGGGAAGAATATGTAGCTTTTGAAATCCTTACCAACCTTTCCATCATAAAAAATGGCATCTAGATCATCAAGGTTTACATCTTCATATTCCAGAAGTCCGACAGGAACATAACCCTTCTTAAACCATTCATCATTCCTGATCTGTTCAATAGTAATACGCTGCACAGGACAGAAGGaagttttcaaaaacaaaccAGAGCCAAAAGTAACTAGATCAAAGAAGTCGGCTGCACTGTGACACTTTTACTGGAATTACTAAGATCAGATAGAGGGAACTTACTAGTGAGGGAACCAATACACTAacaaatgtatgaaaaaatgaCCCTGTACCCAACATTAGTTATCCAGTGTGATAAGGCAATGCGAATAGGAAACAGATCattcaaataacataaaatgatTAAGCCATTTGATAGGAGATGATATTGTCATGGTTCACCAGGTAATATCATGATAATTACCCTTTGATAGGGGAGAACGAAATTGATGTTACATCAAACTGCAGCTAAATCAGAATAGCTAGGGTCAATTATGGCCCTCCTAGACCATAAAAAGGGGGGATGCTTTATGGTGATTCTGTTGGTATTCTACCATTATCGCTGCTGCAGTTAGACAAGGTATGGCACAGATGATTTTCAATGATGCCAATCAGTCCAATTAGTGACGCCAATTTGGCTCCATCTGTCACCTAATATGACTAATAAATAATGTTTCAAGCCTTCCATTAAGGAAAAGGAAGTCAATCTGTCACTGAAGAGCTATGGATGCTACAGCCAGTCTATTTTTCTAAGCATTTTTATCCACCCTTGATCGAACAGTAATCCCTTTCCCTTCACAACGTGAATTGGTTTTTCAAAGGAAAAGCATAAAAAAGTGATGGGAAGAGTAGAGAATAATAGAATGGGAAAAGTGAAGATGAAGTCAAAATGGGCTTTTCTCAATGCAGGCTTAGAGTTCGGGTCAATCACCATATAGAACAAGTCAGATTTCTAATTACCCAAAGCATTGGTGCTGTTGAGTATGCGAGGAGAACAGTAACAATAACATTCCTCCTTTTGCCTTTATGTTGCCCCAACAACTCATACTATCATGCTTTTTACAACATTTCATCGACTTGATTCCAAACCATATATTGACAATCGCATCTGAGCTTGTCCTAATTATCAGATGCAGCCAAGAGAAAGTGCAAATGATCATATAAAAAGCAATGTCTTGTCAAAGAGCCAATACTTACAGTTCGAGGATTTGGGTCTAAAATTCTATGAATCAAGGATTTTGCTTCAACTGGAAACCAAGATGGACATGAAAATTCTGCTTTCTCAATCTGCAGAAAACAGTTAAAAAGAGATACCGATATGAAAGTCTAATAGCTTTGAGGAAATGCACATTAGAGGAAGCAGGATATCTTCAGATATGGACTGACAAATGAGATGAACACCAGCACTCACAAGGAAGTGCACTTATAACAACATTTAGGGACAAACTAAATTATTGACCAGGGAACATTTTTTACTTTCCTTGCCAGCAAATATTGCAGTCCACAGGACTGCTTGATCACTATTTCCGCAATACAAAATAACCTCTGGCAATTGGACTATTATTCACTCCATATTGTCAAAGTACACAGTTTTCATGATCAAAGGAAATATTGTTTGAAGACTTTTACACTCATTATGAGAAAAACTTGCTGATTACAACTTGCAAAGCCACTTATCTACATGGATAATCATTAAATGGTACTCGTGGCAATAGTCCATGCCTTACTATATAGCGTGGTGAGATCATACTCATCAAATGGAAGATATCCTGCCATCAGAACGTAAAGGATGATGCCACAGGACCAAACATCCGCCGCAGCACCATCATAACCCTTGTGACCAAGAACCTAGAGCAACAAATGAAGATAATCGATAGACAAGCATGCATTTAGAAATATATAGACTTTTAACTCAGATTATGTTAAACCCAATTTAGAAGCAAGCTACCCTTATAATTACCTCAGGTGCTATATAGTTGGGAGTCCCACATGTTGTTCGAAGGAGGCTAACTCCCTATGTGCAAACATTACCAAGTATCAACCCGTTTCATATCAATTCTgacatatatgttatatttgaaagggaaaaaaacagaGATACTGATAACTTCAACAATAATCTTACTTGTTCTGGAAATGCACTCAAACCAAAATCTGAAATCTTGATGTTTTCTTGAGAATCCAGTAAAAGATTTTCAGGctgtaaaatgaaataaaaaattgtaagattTTTTCGAAACTAAAAATCTACAAGTGCTTTCCAAATGCCAGCCAAGAAAAACCTTCAAGTCTCTGTGGAAGACTCCCTTGCTGTGGAAAAAATCCACACCATCAATGAGCTGCTGAAAGTATCTCCGGGATTCGGCTTCACTAAGTCGTCGATGACGTACCTgcataatcattacaacatcATCACTTAATacaaaagtgaaagaaagacaataaatcatttaaaaaaaaagaaaaagaaaaagaaaaaggatcaGTCCATCTATGGCCGTTGATCTAATATTAGGCTACTTACTATTTTATCGAACAATTCACCACCTGTAATGAACTCTAAGATTATATAAATCTTAGTACGGCTTGCAAGAACCTACACAAAAGAACACTATAAGTCAGAGAATGCATAAGACactgatgagaaaaaataataaacctcGTGGAGCATTAAAATGACTATATCGTTGATGCCCACAAAGAGAACTTTATAAAACAAATAGTATATGCATACCTCATGAAGACGAACAACATAAGGATGTCTGACAAGCTTCATTATAGATATCTCCCTCTTGAGCTGaaagattataataaaaagacaTCTCCCtcgtaaacaaaattttattgatcataagaattcttataggcaagagcccaagtatccGGGAGATATGCAAGAACATCGCCCACGACAAATGAAATGCAAATTTGAAGCAGACTCCTTCTTAGTCCATTTATGTATTATTTCGTAACTGTTGCTCAGGAATAAAAACTCAAATCGAATGAAAGTATAGATCTTAATTACACTTTTATGTGTTATCTGGAAAATTCAGTACTCGAGCCCTTGTTAAAACTTGAGTGCTGGTCACTGAGCTGGAGAAATTAATCCGATACTTCACAATATTAAGCACACAAAATCTCTAACAGACCAGCTACCATTGTTTATTTGGGTCCTGctaaattattatgtttctgCAAGCAAATTTAAAGAAGATTATCTAGACCGTCCGATTTCGTATGATttttcacagagagagaggcATAGTTCGTCAGAGAATTTCAGTTAGGTTGGTTTGAAAAGAAGAGCAACCTGGTCAATCATCTTGCGCTTGATAATGGTATTACGATCGATAACTTTCATGGCTACGCTCTCACCAGTCTCCGTGTTCTGAGCGAACTTCACCTTGGCAAAGGTTCCTTCGCCAATCGTCCTCCCCACCACGTACTTCCCTATTTTCCTCACCGCCATCTTTCTATCTCTCTATCCCACTCCCAATGTTATATTTTCCCCCCCTCGAACTCAATCTCAGTATTCGCAACAGAAGAACGACATACTTCGCTAAGAAAAATGCAGACGAAACGAAGATTTTCTCAGCTTTAATTAATATTCAATCTGAAGGACTTCTCCTTCGCCGGAGGGTTCGGATTGGAAAATGTGATTGTTAGGtcagaaagagaggaaaagcGAGCCGTAGAGAATTGAAATCCAGTGAGTCTAGCGAACAACGGAATAACGAGAGGAATGCAAAAGGTGACAGGTATgcgcgggggggggggttgtGTTAAGAGTGTTCCGTGTTGGGGCCTCCTGTCCTGTCTCTGAATTTATTTAAACAATAAATAGTAAATCGTACGTTGTCTTTCCCTTTTTAGAATATACTATAATCGAAAATGGGTCATGCTACAGTCACATAAACTTTCCACAAAACTTTTTACCGACTGGGAAGGATCCTTACGTGGCATGCCAggtgaattaaaaaaaaaaaaaaaaacaacacgaAAACCAACCCATCGTCCCTGTCCTCCAAAACAGACTccatgcttaaaaaaaatagaaaaaaaaagaaagaaaagaaaacagacCCATCGTGCGGCCTCTCCCGCCGTCATTAGAATTCCTCACCGGCAGACCTCGAGTTCTGGCGCCGTCTTTTGGATCTAGAACGCCTCCCGCCGTCCAAAACTATCCCTCTTCCGAGCAGTagttttttctctatatttttctccattttttctcaAAGCAAACAGAACCGATCACTTTTAGCAACATGTTatcatgaaaaaataactaGGGGCGGTCATAGGATCAAGATCTTCATATTCTCAAAttcctaactttttttttttttttttaaggagttTCGTACTTAAACATCAAAATATGAATCCTTTTAAGTAAATATATGGTAGATTTTAGAGATGGCATTGAAAAAGTCTAAGCATTTGAgagtgagataaaaattttataaaaagtagtaTTATACATCAGCCCTTGAAGCATTGCACTCTTTAAACACCTTATAACGTGGCGTCAATTTTTCCCTCCCCACTCGATTCCCTCTCGCTCACTGTCTCACCCAGTCTCGCCGTGCACCACTTGCAGTGTCATCGCCCACCACCATTGGCTCCCTTTCGTGCCGGCAACCTCCAGCCACATTCAAACCTCCACGAAAGCCCAACGCATAGTGCCCCCATGCGAAACTCAAAATGGGTTCTCCTACACGGTTTGCTGCTGCTATTGCCGTCGTCGTCAACCTCCAACCCCACCGTTGAGCACCACCGAGCCCCTTGACCTTCCCCTAGTCCCGTTGAGCACGAcagccctctccctctctttcccgaaatgggtttcacccatacAGGGTATGCCCCTTACCGAGCTGTATGTCGCCACCCACGGCTCCAGTCACCACCTCGAATCTCCCTCAGCCACCACTAGCTCCACCACACCTCCTCCAGCCCTCCATGCTCAGTCATGCCTCTCATTTGGCCTACGGGGGGTACGAGTGGGGGAGAGAATGCGATGCGAATTGCGAGTGAGGGAGACGATGGCGATTCTgggtggtgggggtggggggagaggATGGGCAAGGGGTGGGGACTCGAGTGACATGGGATTGAGGAGCAAGATGGGTTTTGGGTTTTGTTGTGGGggttttttggtcattttacttGGGGACACGTAAGGTGTGATCCGGATGTCCTAAAATAGGGGGCTGGTcccaatattatttcttttataaataatagtaagatagtttataaatagtagtgagataatttgagttgaatattttttaagttttagaaaatgagggagaaaaaagttgaataaaaaatattataaagttaaaatattattaaaatattattttataatattatttttatttcgggatttgaaaagttgatttattttttattttttgtttgaaagtttgtgaaaattgtaataattagtgtAAGGGGATTTCTCTCCCCTTTTAAACCCAGTAGGCCTGTAAATAAAAGCTAAAGGAAGTAAAACCGAAGGCCCAACCTAGAACAAACAATCTCCAACCTGACCCATGGGGTAGGGTTCTCTGGTCGCAACCTGCAAGAGAAAGAGTGTTGCAGGGGTtaagacttgtctatttgaaggCCTCTCAAGTAGTATCCAACTCTCAAGTACCCGTCCGCATAGTAAGCGTAATATGCGGGAAACTCTTGATTTTCTGATAGGAAAGATATCAATGGACCACCAAAGATATTGTCTGAGAAGGAAATCGGAAAACTACTCTGCATTAATGGCACTACTACTCGAactacatgccacattaatgacatcGTTGCAGAGCCACGCCTCATTAAAGAACTTTGACACAGGGAACAGTACGAATGACGCAGACTCCATGGGGCAGGCATTATCTGTCCCCTAGgcttataatataaatagcaGGTCACAAGTACGAGAATACTCTTTCTGATccctaaacttttttttatttatttacaaccttttaagaatatttattaattttggcATCATAGACTACTCGGCCCTGAGGCCGCCCTTTCTTAGTTGTATTCTTTCCATCTTTTGTAGGCCAATTTCAGAAGACCTGAATTGTCGGAGCCTGACCCAAATATTTGCaaaacacgatgttaacaaatgtgtttggataataaaatgaaatgagataatatctgaataataataaactgatttgagaatagtaataaaattgtttgaattgagatattttatggaattttgaaaaataagagaaaaaaattgaataaaaatatgaaagatgCTTCTTGAACCGAGGATTGGGACCATAATCTTGATTCTTGAtctattgtattttttatttttatttttagttaataattaatGCAGTAATTATAAGTGAATtggtattttttatgttttagttttttttaagatgtacaaaaaatagttgaaaataaaa from Juglans microcarpa x Juglans regia isolate MS1-56 chromosome 4S, Jm3101_v1.0, whole genome shotgun sequence carries:
- the LOC121262944 gene encoding CBL-interacting serine/threonine-protein kinase 8-like, whose product is MAVRKIGKYVVGRTIGEGTFAKVKFAQNTETGESVAMKVIDRNTIIKRKMIDQLKREISIMKLVRHPYVVRLHEVLASRTKIYIILEFITGGELFDKIVRHRRLSEAESRRYFQQLIDGVDFFHSKGVFHRDLKPENLLLDSQENIKISDFGLSAFPEQGVSLLRTTCGTPNYIAPEVLGHKGYDGAAADVWSCGIILYVLMAGYLPFDEYDLTTLYSKIEKAEFSCPSWFPVEAKSLIHRILDPNPRTRITIEQIRNDEWFKKGYVPVGLLEYEDVNLDDLDAIFYDGKEQRAKKPCEPCGKDGVGPLILNAFDLIILSQGLNLASLFDRGQGFMKHHTRFVSQKPAKVVLSSMEVVAQSMGFKTRKCACKMRVESLSANKKSQFSVILEIFEVAPTFLMVDIQKAAGDASEYLKFYKNFCCNLEEIIWKPTKDSSISKITNPKSKKR